The following coding sequences lie in one Loxodonta africana isolate mLoxAfr1 chromosome X, mLoxAfr1.hap2, whole genome shotgun sequence genomic window:
- the ZCCHC12 gene encoding zinc finger CCHC domain-containing protein 12, translated as MASIFAHVFNSRGRNARLPPWAHSMLRSLGRSLAPLMARLTERNLKLFSGRAMPAQGEETFENWLIEVNGVLPDWNLSEEEKLKRLMKTLRGPAREVMRLLQAANPNLSVADFLRAMKLVFGESENSVTAHGKFFNTLQAQGEKVSLYVIRLEVQLQNAIQAGVIAEKDANQARLHQLLLGAELNRDLRFRLKDLLRMYANEQGHLPNFLELITMIRAEEDWDSTFIKRKRPKRSESVLERAANPVAFQGPSANCSLIEIDDTLDALDDSDEDVILVEPRDPPLLSMAASAPTYRDRAQDQVLIADSPDSSWAQSPSTSGGAGYKSDGAEDKRKARKRKYTVCCLCCGEDGHSKETCESNKAQVFENLIITLQELTHTEEEEEEEEEEEEEEEEEEEEEELKQVCGEHSDPSEPQRGANSQP; from the coding sequence ATGGCTAGCATCTTTGCACATGTGTTTAACAGCCGGGGCCGGAACGCACGCTTGCCACCTTGGGCCCATTCCATGCTGAGGTCCCTGGGGAGGAGCCTTGCTCCTTTAATGGCCAGATTGACAGAGAGAAACTTAAAGTTGTTCTCTGGAAGGGCGATGCCAGCCCAGGGGGAAGAAACTTTTGAAAACTGGCTGATTGAGGTCAATGGGGTCTTGCCAGATTGGAATCTCTCTGAGGAGGAAAAGCTCAAGCGCTTGATGAAAACCCTTAGGGGCCCTGCCAGGGAGGTCATGCGCTTGCTCCAGGCAGCCAACCCCAACCTAAGTGTGGCAGATTTCTTGCGGGCCATGAAACTGGTGTTTGGGGAGTCTGAAAACAGTGTGACCGCCCATGGTAAATTTTTTAACACCCTGCAGGCGCAAGGGGAGAAAGTGTCTCTTTATGTGATCCGTTTAGAGGTGCAGCTCCAGAATGCTATTCAGGCGGGGGTCATAGCTGAGAAAGATGCAAACCAGGCTCGCCTCCACCAGCTCCTTCTAGGGGCTGAGCTGAACAGGGACCTGCGCTTCAGGCTTAAGGATCTTCTCAGGATGTATGCCAATGAGCAGGGGCATCTTCCCAATTTCCTGGAGCTAATCACGATGATAAGGGCGGAAGAGGATTGGGATAGCACTTTTATTAAACGAAAGCGGCCCAAAAGATCTGAGTCAGTCTTGGAGAGGGCAGCTAACCCTGTGGCATTTCAGGGCCCCAGTGCTAACTGCAGCTTGATAGAGATAGACGATACCCTTGATGCCCTTGATGACTCGGATGAGGATGTGATCCTGGTGGAGCCTCGGGACCCTCCACTTTTATCCATGGCTGCTTCTGCCCCCACATACAGGGACAGAGCTCAGGATCAGGTGCTGATCGCTGATTCCCCCGACAGTTCCTGGGCCCAATCTCCTTCCACCAGTGGGGGTGCTGGGTATAAGAGTGATGGTGCTGAGGATAAGCGTAAGGCCAGGAAGCGAAAATACACagtttgctgtttatgttgtggtGAAGACGGCCACTCAAAAGAAACTTGTGAGAGCAACAAGGCCCAGGTTTTTGAGAATCTCATTATTACCCTGCAGGAACTGACACAcactgaggaggaggaggaggaggaggaggaggaggaggaggaggaggaggaggaggaggaggaggaggagctaaAACAGGTCTGTGGTGAACACAGTGACCCCTCTGAGCCACAGAGAGGTGCTAACTCCCAGCCCTAA